One Sesamum indicum cultivar Zhongzhi No. 13 unplaced genomic scaffold, S_indicum_v1.0 scaffold00206, whole genome shotgun sequence DNA segment encodes these proteins:
- the LOC105179780 gene encoding uncharacterized protein LOC105179780: MGLENAKLEPVRTPLVGFEGSEVASLGMIELPVSIRVEPRCRTLMVKFLVVDTPFAYNEARKCYNLSVKRGSKGKKRKDEESPESRPYEAYRMKPIEYKLVELVQGDPSRTIRIRSCMGGLETSMIKVLRENVDMFAWSPLDFRGIDLKLIVHRLNVDLTVRLVQPKKRSFGTEKSRTIRAGGEQTAEGRYVSEIQYTDWLSNVVVVPKAFEKWRMCTGPKDRYPLPRIDIMVDSTTGYEMFSMMDAYQGYHKIYMGNEDRDKTSFITDGGIYCYNVMPFGLKIVGATYQRLVNKMFHDLIDKTMEVYVDDMLVKSKRSDSYLEHLKRRFTIMRSYGMKLNPDKCTSRVRGKKFLGYMVNERGIEVTQKRSRPS; encoded by the exons ATGGGGCTCGAAAATGCTAAACTTGAGCCTGTAAGGACCCCACTTGTGGGATTTGAGGGCAGCGAGGTCGCATCATTGGGCATGATAGAATTGCCCGTCTCCATACGGGTCGAACCTCGATGTCGGACTCTAATGGTTAAATTCTTGGTGGTGGACACCCCATTTGCTTATAAT GAAGCACGGAAATGCTACAATCTATCAGTGAAAAGGGGATCAAAGgggaagaagaggaaggaTGAGGAGAGTCCCGAGTCTCGACCTTATGAAGCCTATCGTATGAAGCCTATTGAGTACAAGTTGGTAGAGCTCGTTCAAGGAGATCCCAGTAGAACCATACGAATAAGGTCATGCATGGGAGGATTGGAAACTTCCATGATCAAAGTCTTAAGAGAGAATGTGGATATGTTCGCTTGGAGTCCCTTGGACTTTAGAGGTATCGACCTGAAGTTAATCGTGCACAGGCTTAATGTGGATCTGACAGTGCGACTGGTGCAACCAAAAAAGAGGTCATTTGGGACGGAAAAGAGTCGGACTATTCGAGCAGGAGGTGAGCAAACTGCTGAAGGCAGGTATGTATCCGAGATTCAATACACAGATTGGCTCTCGAATGTTGTAGTTGTTCCAAAAGCATTCGAAAAATGGCGTATGTGCACGGGCCCCAAGGACCGTTATCCTTTACCCAGGATTGACATAATGGTCGACTCTACTACTGGATATGAAATGTTTTCGATGATGGATGCTTATCAGGGGTACCACAAGATCTACATGGGAAACGAAGATCGCGATAAAACTTCTTTTATTACTGATGGCggtatttattgttataatgtgATGCcatttggtttgaaaattGTAGGGGCTACTTATCAGCGATTGGTGAACAAGATGTTTCACGATCTCATAGACAAAACGATGGAAGTCTACGTGGACGATATGCTGGTGAAGAGCAAGAGATCGGACAGTTACCTCGAACATCTTAAGCGGAGGTTCACAATAATGAGATCGTATGGTATGAAGTTGAACCCAGACAAATGCACATCTCGAGTAAGAGGCAAAAAATTTCTGGGATATATGGTCAATGAACGCGGAATCGAAGTAACCCAGAAAAGATCGAGGCCATCATGA